From Acidobacteriota bacterium, a single genomic window includes:
- a CDS encoding sigma-54-dependent Fis family transcriptional regulator, with product MARLLVVDDEKSICQLLEIAFRKAGHAVETATSSQLAKKKIESQVYDVIIADIRMPDLTGIDLLLHTRATHSSAAFILITAVPTMPSAIQALNLGAYRYVIKTNRLVEEIRLVVDRALEEMALREENAGLRREMLRLFAQENIIGRSEKIAAILEMVRSVAPTNSTVLITGESGTGKELVARAIHEASQRRNKTFMSINCGAFPETLLESELFGYFKGAFTGADANRKGIIESANGGTLFLDEIGETSPGMQVKLLRVLQERMVRPLGGTQDIPVDVRLIASTNCDLKTMVAEKRFREDFYYRVSVIPIHVPPLRERKDDIEPLARHFLRKYALEVGKPVRDFEPRALSALMHHVWPGNVRELENAIEHAVAVSGSHEGLVGMEHLPVAIQGMRPDGEMRVGIPKAGLDFESQIEEVERHYLVEALNLTGGVRRRAADLLHMSYRSFRHYAKKHGV from the coding sequence ATGGCAAGATTGCTGGTTGTAGACGATGAGAAATCAATTTGCCAGCTTCTGGAGATTGCTTTCCGGAAGGCAGGCCATGCAGTTGAAACGGCCACCAGCAGCCAGCTTGCGAAAAAGAAGATCGAATCGCAGGTGTATGATGTGATTATCGCCGACATTCGTATGCCCGACTTGACGGGGATTGATCTGCTCCTTCACACGCGCGCTACGCACAGCTCTGCGGCTTTCATCCTGATCACTGCGGTTCCCACCATGCCCAGCGCTATTCAGGCGCTGAATCTTGGCGCCTATCGATACGTCATCAAGACTAACAGGCTGGTGGAAGAGATCAGGCTGGTGGTCGATCGCGCGCTGGAAGAGATGGCCCTGCGCGAAGAAAACGCAGGACTCAGACGCGAAATGTTGCGTCTTTTCGCGCAGGAGAACATTATAGGCCGCAGTGAAAAGATTGCTGCCATCCTGGAAATGGTGCGCAGCGTCGCACCCACGAACAGCACGGTACTGATAACGGGTGAAAGCGGGACGGGCAAGGAACTTGTGGCCAGGGCGATTCATGAGGCCAGCCAACGGCGCAATAAGACATTTATGTCTATCAATTGCGGGGCGTTCCCTGAGACTTTACTTGAGAGCGAGCTTTTCGGATATTTCAAGGGAGCTTTTACGGGTGCTGATGCTAACCGGAAGGGAATTATCGAGTCGGCCAACGGTGGAACGTTGTTTCTCGATGAGATTGGCGAAACCAGCCCGGGGATGCAGGTCAAATTGCTCCGCGTTCTCCAGGAGCGGATGGTGCGGCCGCTTGGCGGGACCCAGGATATTCCAGTTGATGTCCGCCTGATTGCCTCGACAAACTGCGATCTGAAGACCATGGTGGCAGAGAAACGGTTTCGGGAGGATTTCTATTACCGGGTCAGCGTCATTCCAATCCACGTTCCACCGCTCCGCGAGCGCAAAGATGATATCGAACCCCTGGCACGGCACTTCCTGAGGAAGTATGCGCTCGAAGTGGGGAAGCCAGTCAGGGATTTTGAACCCCGTGCGCTTTCCGCCTTGATGCATCACGTCTGGCCTGGAAACGTTCGTGAGCTGGAAAATGCAATCGAGCATGCGGTGGCGGTAAGCGGTAGCCATGAGGGATTGGTGGGGATGGAACACCTTCCGGTTGCGATTCAAGGGATGAGGCCAGACGGGGAGATGCGTGTTGGAATCCCCAAGGCGGGTCTGGATTTTGAATCGCAGATTGAAGAGGTCGAAAGACATTACCTGGTGGAGGCTTTGAACCTGACTGGGGGCGTGCGGCGCCGCGCGGCTGATCTGCTGCACATGAGTTACCGGTCTTTCCGCCACTATGCCAAGAAGCACGGCGTCTGA
- a CDS encoding PAS domain S-box protein encodes MLFSSPMKFTGELQSWLPWVIKIRFVIITFVFAIAYAIEQVSPTPSGFRAIENLGGFVILWYVLSLFFLIYNQISLDYSLQAHLQLFADVFIITAIVHVTGDLESNYFSLYLVVIILASILLPRTRVFLVAGISFILMGGLLELAHLPQIYPALVARHPIIAEFSNSPGTPMDLGTLQVKILASFFGFFAVAYLAGFLAETLRKTGAELRDRRGQVASLQAINENVVRSMRDGLITTDLDGIVTEFNPAGAEILGCRRDSALGEPIEKILGSLGPRSDAFRDLVSSPGRQEIECLHPTGERRTLGVSVSHLVIPESGMAGYIYSLQDLTIQKRLEAQYRLRDRMATLGRLSAGIAHEIRNPLASISGSAKVLETMRDIDEDERKLIAIVSRESERLNKLVSDFLLYSREQRFEFCEVDVGVLIEETLLLLRHRPDFPEGVKIARNLPPHPVMIMADADKLRQVFWNVCDNALKAMENGGLLTVEIRPAERGVTEIVFRDTGIGIDPPQLEKLFEPFQPAFAHGTGLGLAIVYQIVQGHGGHIQVQSSSAQGTEVSITLPKSQPVKKMEEAQVHAGGRL; translated from the coding sequence ATGCTCTTTAGTTCCCCTATGAAATTCACTGGTGAACTTCAAAGCTGGCTTCCCTGGGTCATTAAGATCCGGTTTGTTATCATTACTTTTGTCTTTGCCATTGCATACGCCATTGAGCAGGTTTCACCCACCCCCAGCGGCTTCCGCGCAATTGAAAATCTGGGCGGGTTTGTCATCTTGTGGTACGTCCTGAGTCTTTTTTTTCTGATTTATAACCAGATCAGTCTTGATTATTCCCTGCAAGCTCACCTTCAGCTTTTTGCAGATGTTTTCATCATCACGGCCATCGTTCACGTGACGGGCGATCTGGAAAGCAACTACTTCTCTCTATACCTGGTGGTCATTATCCTGGCATCCATTCTGTTGCCGCGCACTCGAGTTTTTCTGGTGGCAGGAATCAGTTTTATTCTGATGGGCGGCTTGCTGGAGCTTGCCCACCTGCCTCAGATTTATCCGGCCCTTGTCGCGCGGCATCCCATAATTGCAGAATTTTCAAATTCTCCCGGCACGCCCATGGACCTGGGGACGCTGCAGGTCAAAATCCTGGCCAGCTTTTTCGGGTTCTTTGCGGTGGCCTACCTGGCCGGCTTCCTGGCGGAAACATTGCGCAAGACCGGCGCCGAACTTCGCGACAGGCGGGGTCAGGTAGCCAGTCTTCAGGCGATCAATGAAAACGTGGTCAGGAGCATGAGGGATGGCCTGATTACTACGGATCTGGACGGTATTGTAACGGAATTTAATCCTGCGGGCGCGGAGATACTGGGTTGCCGACGGGACTCCGCGTTGGGCGAACCGATTGAAAAAATTCTGGGAAGCCTCGGCCCGCGATCCGATGCATTTCGCGACTTGGTATCATCTCCCGGGCGGCAGGAGATTGAGTGCCTCCACCCGACCGGCGAGCGGCGCACCCTCGGCGTCTCGGTTTCGCATCTCGTGATCCCTGAGAGCGGAATGGCTGGCTACATTTATAGCCTTCAGGACCTCACTATCCAGAAGCGCTTGGAAGCGCAGTACCGCCTGCGCGACCGCATGGCCACGCTCGGCCGGCTGTCCGCAGGGATCGCACACGAAATCCGGAATCCTTTAGCCTCGATTTCAGGGTCGGCTAAGGTATTGGAAACCATGAGGGATATCGACGAGGATGAACGCAAACTGATTGCCATCGTCAGCCGGGAATCGGAGCGCCTGAACAAGCTGGTTTCTGATTTCCTGCTTTATTCGCGCGAGCAGCGGTTTGAATTCTGCGAAGTTGACGTGGGGGTTCTGATTGAGGAAACACTGCTTTTGCTCCGGCACCGCCCTGATTTCCCGGAAGGAGTAAAGATTGCGCGCAACCTGCCACCTCACCCGGTGATGATCATGGCTGACGCGGACAAGCTCCGCCAGGTATTCTGGAACGTTTGCGACAATGCTTTGAAAGCCATGGAAAATGGCGGACTCCTCACAGTTGAAATTCGCCCGGCCGAGCGGGGCGTCACTGAAATTGTTTTCCGCGACACCGGCATCGGAATTGATCCGCCGCAGCTTGAGAAGCTCTTTGAGCCTTTCCAGCCAGCGTTCGCCCACGGAACAGGACTGGGTTTGGCGATCGTCTACCAGATTGTGCAGGGACATGGCGGCCACATCCAGGTGCAGTCATCCTCCGCCCAGGGGACTGAAGTTAGCATTACACTGCCGAAGTCACAGCCCGTGAAGAAAATGGAGGAGGCACAGGTTCATGCCGGCGGCAGGCTCTGA
- a CDS encoding type II secretion system F family protein, with translation MSQFEFRGTSRTGESVTGVRAAPSRAALDSALRRESITPLKIVEKGREIAIPKFKWGEKVKAKELAVFTRQFSVMIDAGLPLVQCLEILSSQQENKAFARMLTGVRGSVEEGSSLANALRQYPKGFDDLYTNMVEAGESGGILDTILQRLSTYIEKAVKLKRSVQSAMIYPVAVVVIAAGVVALLLWKVVPIFTTLFAGLGVALPLPTRVVIALSHFVSSFGLILIVLLFLMGLGIRWYYRTPSGRMVIDALILKIPVLGPVMRKIAVARFSRTLGTLITSGVPMLESMDITSRTSGNAVVEKAISQVRKAIEGGRTIVDPLRETGVFPNMVVQMIGVGEQTGALDSMLQKVADFYEDEVDAAVGDLLTALEPMIILFLGVVVGGVVISMYMPLFSLIGKLAG, from the coding sequence ATGTCCCAATTTGAGTTTCGAGGAACATCGCGGACGGGAGAGAGCGTCACTGGAGTTCGAGCTGCGCCTAGCCGTGCCGCACTCGATTCCGCTTTGCGCCGAGAGTCGATTACTCCACTCAAGATTGTAGAGAAAGGGCGTGAAATTGCGATCCCCAAGTTCAAGTGGGGAGAGAAGGTCAAGGCGAAGGAGCTGGCTGTCTTTACGCGCCAGTTTTCCGTGATGATCGACGCGGGTCTACCGCTGGTGCAATGTCTCGAAATTCTTTCTTCGCAGCAGGAGAATAAGGCTTTTGCCCGAATGCTGACGGGTGTCCGCGGCTCGGTGGAGGAAGGGTCTTCCCTGGCCAACGCTTTACGCCAGTATCCGAAGGGCTTTGACGATCTTTACACCAACATGGTGGAAGCCGGAGAGAGCGGCGGCATCCTTGACACTATCCTTCAGCGCCTCTCGACCTATATCGAGAAGGCGGTCAAACTCAAGCGATCCGTGCAGTCAGCGATGATTTATCCCGTGGCCGTTGTGGTGATTGCTGCTGGTGTCGTCGCGTTGCTGTTGTGGAAGGTGGTGCCTATCTTCACCACCCTGTTTGCAGGCCTCGGTGTCGCGCTACCACTTCCTACCCGGGTTGTGATTGCTCTAAGCCATTTCGTGTCAAGTTTTGGGCTAATTCTGATCGTGCTGCTTTTTCTCATGGGGCTGGGGATCCGATGGTACTACCGTACACCTTCCGGACGAATGGTCATCGATGCGCTCATCCTGAAAATTCCGGTGCTCGGCCCGGTGATGCGAAAAATTGCCGTAGCCAGATTTTCCAGGACCCTCGGAACCCTGATCACCAGCGGCGTACCTATGCTCGAGTCGATGGACATTACTTCCCGCACATCAGGGAACGCTGTGGTTGAGAAGGCAATCAGCCAGGTGCGCAAAGCCATCGAAGGAGGGCGGACCATCGTGGATCCGCTGCGCGAAACCGGCGTCTTCCCCAACATGGTCGTCCAGATGATTGGCGTGGGTGAGCAAACTGGAGCGCTCGACTCCATGCTCCAGAAGGTGGCCGATTTCTATGAGGATGAAGTGGACGCGGCGGTGGGTGACCTTCTGACAGCCCTCGAACCTATGATCATTCTCTTTCTCGGAGTCGTTGTCGGCGGCGTGGTGATCTCAATGTACATGCCGTTGTTCTCCCTCATCGGCAAACTGGCAGGGTGA
- a CDS encoding type IV pilus twitching motility protein PilT: MSIPPLSDLLRLMVDSGGSDLHITTNSPPRIRVHGELKPCENLPTLGPAESQQLCYSILTEAQKHRFEENLELDFSFGIKNIARFRGNLFHQRGAVAGVFRVIPFEIKTFEQLGLPQILRKLCERPRGLVLVTGPTGSGKSTTLATMLDLINSTRHEHMITIEDPIEFIHPHKKCLVNQREVNSDTHSFSNSLRAALREDPDVVLIGEMRDLETIEAALRIAETGHLTFGTLHTNSAASTINRIIDVFPAHQQAQIRAQLSMVMEGIICQSLLPRSDGKARVMAMEILVPNAAIRNLVREDKIHQIYSAMQTGQERYGMQTFNQSLYTLYRQKLIDLETALGRSSNKDELQDMINRGASAGPAHNPVQSVSVRR, translated from the coding sequence ATGTCGATACCACCGCTTAGTGATTTGCTTCGGCTGATGGTGGACTCCGGAGGCTCCGACCTCCATATTACGACGAACTCGCCGCCGCGGATTCGCGTGCATGGAGAGCTGAAGCCTTGCGAAAACCTGCCGACACTCGGTCCCGCCGAGAGTCAACAGCTATGTTATAGCATTCTGACCGAGGCCCAGAAACATCGGTTCGAGGAAAATCTGGAACTTGATTTCTCCTTTGGCATCAAGAACATAGCTCGCTTCAGGGGCAATCTGTTCCACCAGCGTGGAGCAGTGGCTGGCGTTTTCCGCGTTATTCCATTTGAGATCAAGACATTCGAGCAATTGGGATTGCCGCAAATCCTGCGCAAGCTCTGCGAAAGGCCGCGCGGCCTGGTCCTGGTGACGGGGCCGACGGGCAGCGGCAAATCCACCACCCTGGCCACAATGCTTGACCTGATCAATTCAACCCGCCACGAACACATGATCACGATCGAGGACCCCATTGAGTTCATCCATCCCCACAAGAAGTGCCTTGTGAATCAGCGCGAGGTGAACTCTGATACGCACTCCTTCTCGAATTCGCTGCGCGCAGCCCTGCGCGAGGACCCGGACGTGGTGCTTATCGGTGAAATGCGAGACCTTGAAACCATCGAGGCGGCCCTGCGGATTGCGGAAACTGGCCATCTGACTTTTGGGACCCTGCACACGAATTCGGCTGCTTCCACCATCAACCGCATCATTGACGTCTTTCCGGCACACCAGCAAGCACAGATTCGCGCCCAGCTTTCAATGGTGATGGAAGGCATCATCTGCCAGTCGCTGCTCCCGCGCAGTGACGGGAAAGCGCGCGTGATGGCGATGGAAATCCTGGTTCCCAATGCCGCCATCCGCAACCTGGTCCGCGAAGACAAGATTCACCAGATTTATTCAGCAATGCAGACCGGTCAGGAACGTTACGGCATGCAGACGTTTAACCAGTCACTTTATACGCTTTATCGGCAAAAGCTGATTGACCTGGAAACTGCGCTGGGCAGGTCTAGCAATAAGGACGAACTGCAGGACATGATCAACCGCGGGGCTTCGGCAGGGCCGGCACACAACCCCGTGCAGAGTGTTTCTGTACGGAGGTAA
- the pilB gene encoding type IV-A pilus assembly ATPase PilB codes for MSGKLGELLIRESLITHEHLKQALEHQKDHGGRLGSSLVKLGFLTSDQITAVLSRQYGIPSINLDYFEADASVTRLVPMETALKYQVVPLSRVGSSLTLAMADPANVYAMDDIKFMTGFNIEPVVASELSIAEAIKKNYGSIEEQDRKKEFEDLVSFIDDGQTDSVEVEAQDESALNLAALEKAAEEAPVIRLVNYLLKDAVERGASDIHLEPYEAEYRVRYRIDGVLQNVMQPPVKLRDAIISRIKIMAKLDISEKRLPQDGRIMIRMIHNNRKKQLDFRVSVLPTLHGEKIVLRLLDKENLRLDMTRLGFEKEALDKFQRAIFKPYGMVLVTGPTGSGKTNTLYSSIAQLNKPDINIMTAEDPVEFELPGINQVQMKEQIGLNFAAALRSFLRQDPNIIMVGEIRDFETAEIAIKAALTGHLVLSTLHTNDAPSTISRLMNMGIEPFLVATSVHLICAQRLVRRICQQCKVEEKARHQALVDAGFTPEEAVSFKVYRGEGCQVCNSRGYKGRVGLYEVLEVTDELRELILAGTSALELRKKAIEQGMITLRRSGLLKVAEGVTTLEEVIRETML; via the coding sequence ATGTCCGGGAAATTAGGCGAACTCCTGATTCGAGAGAGCCTGATTACACATGAACACCTCAAACAGGCGCTAGAACATCAGAAGGACCATGGCGGCCGTCTGGGCAGCAGCCTTGTGAAGCTGGGTTTCCTGACTTCCGACCAGATCACCGCAGTCCTTTCGCGGCAATACGGCATCCCGTCAATTAACCTGGATTATTTTGAGGCCGATGCCAGCGTAACCCGGCTGGTTCCGATGGAGACCGCGCTGAAATACCAGGTGGTGCCTCTCAGCCGTGTAGGTTCATCTCTGACGCTTGCCATGGCAGACCCTGCGAATGTCTACGCCATGGATGACATCAAGTTCATGACCGGCTTCAATATCGAGCCGGTGGTGGCCTCGGAGTTGTCCATTGCGGAAGCCATCAAGAAGAATTATGGCTCCATTGAGGAGCAGGACCGCAAGAAGGAATTCGAAGACCTGGTCAGCTTTATCGATGACGGACAGACCGACAGCGTGGAAGTAGAGGCTCAAGACGAGTCAGCTCTGAACCTGGCCGCCCTGGAAAAAGCCGCGGAAGAAGCACCGGTTATCAGGCTGGTCAACTACCTTTTGAAGGACGCCGTTGAGCGCGGAGCCAGCGACATTCATCTGGAGCCGTACGAGGCGGAATACCGCGTCCGTTACCGGATTGACGGGGTGCTTCAGAATGTTATGCAGCCTCCCGTCAAGCTGCGCGACGCCATTATCAGCCGAATCAAGATCATGGCCAAGCTCGACATTTCAGAAAAACGGCTGCCGCAGGACGGTCGCATTATGATCCGGATGATCCACAACAACCGGAAGAAACAACTCGATTTCCGCGTTTCGGTACTTCCAACACTCCACGGCGAAAAGATCGTTTTGCGGCTACTCGACAAGGAGAATCTGCGCCTGGATATGACCCGGCTGGGGTTTGAAAAGGAGGCGCTTGATAAATTCCAGCGTGCCATCTTCAAACCGTATGGGATGGTCCTGGTGACGGGACCAACCGGTAGCGGCAAAACCAACACCCTTTATTCTTCTATCGCTCAACTGAATAAACCCGACATCAACATTATGACTGCTGAGGACCCGGTGGAATTCGAGTTGCCGGGAATCAACCAGGTCCAGATGAAAGAACAGATCGGGCTGAATTTTGCGGCGGCCTTGCGTTCGTTCCTCCGGCAGGACCCGAACATCATCATGGTGGGCGAGATCCGCGATTTCGAAACGGCAGAAATTGCCATCAAAGCCGCGTTGACCGGTCACCTAGTGCTCTCTACTCTGCACACCAACGACGCGCCCTCCACGATCTCGCGACTGATGAACATGGGCATCGAACCATTTCTGGTGGCGACTTCGGTACACCTGATCTGTGCCCAGCGTCTTGTCCGGCGTATCTGCCAGCAGTGCAAAGTTGAGGAAAAAGCCCGCCATCAGGCCCTGGTGGACGCTGGCTTTACTCCAGAGGAGGCCGTGTCCTTCAAGGTTTACCGCGGGGAAGGCTGCCAGGTATGCAATAGCAGAGGGTATAAGGGCCGAGTAGGACTTTACGAAGTCCTCGAAGTTACAGATGAGCTGCGAGAGCTCATACTGGCAGGAACTTCCGCGCTCGAACTCAGGAAGAAGGCCATTGAGCAGGGAATGATTACGCTGCGGCGAAGCGGCCTGCTGAAGGTTGCTGAGGGAGTCACTACGCTTGAAGAGGTCATTCGCGAAACCATGCTGTGA
- a CDS encoding endonuclease III domain-containing protein has protein sequence MQRAAQPFGVEPGEVLKTYYEELLRQFGPQGWWPARTRLEVILGAILTQNTSWQNAARAIFRLQGAGLLRWPRLRQAPLPQLETCVRPAGYFRQKARTIRNFAKWLDEAHQGSLDALFRQPPGLARAQLLGLRGLGPETADAILLYAGKLPFFVADAYTRRILARHNLISPGDGYPETQQFLHRHLPVDEGLFNEFHALLVEAGKRHCKRQAPDCHGCPLEPYLPPNGNSPRAPLRNAGRSRNHTQAYTRKEVHVIADVAQ, from the coding sequence ATGCAACGCGCGGCTCAGCCGTTTGGAGTTGAGCCGGGTGAAGTGCTGAAAACGTACTACGAAGAGCTTCTTCGGCAGTTCGGTCCCCAGGGCTGGTGGCCGGCACGCACTCGCCTGGAGGTCATCCTCGGCGCTATCCTCACCCAGAACACCTCGTGGCAGAATGCTGCCCGGGCCATTTTCAGGCTTCAAGGCGCCGGATTGCTGCGGTGGCCTCGTTTGCGGCAGGCCCCCTTACCGCAGCTTGAAACCTGTGTCCGTCCCGCTGGATATTTCCGGCAGAAGGCCCGCACTATTCGCAATTTCGCGAAATGGCTGGATGAAGCACACCAGGGATCGCTCGACGCCCTGTTTCGCCAGCCCCCAGGACTCGCCCGAGCCCAATTGCTGGGCCTTCGTGGCCTGGGTCCGGAGACTGCGGACGCCATTCTGCTCTATGCTGGTAAGCTGCCATTTTTTGTGGCTGATGCTTATACGCGCCGTATTTTGGCACGGCACAACCTGATTTCCCCGGGAGATGGCTACCCGGAAACGCAGCAATTTCTGCATCGGCATTTGCCCGTGGATGAAGGGCTTTTTAATGAGTTTCATGCGCTACTGGTTGAAGCTGGAAAGCGGCACTGCAAACGACAGGCGCCTGATTGCCACGGTTGTCCGCTTGAGCCGTATCTTCCGCCTAATGGGAATTCACCACGAGCCCCGCTGCGAAATGCCGGGAGATCGCGCAACCACACTCAGGCTTATACACGAAAGGAAGTTCACGTAATAGCCGATGTCGCCCAATAA
- a CDS encoding HAMP domain-containing protein, with translation MSPNNNPNPPRRAFLIFLLIAVPFLLFIGWSQASLNLSFIHPKSAPQTILLVVVSAIIFLAFLIFALILLRILLKLYVERRSHKLGSRFKTKMVIAFLALTLVPACFLFAFSYGLLNRSIDKWFGIPFDVVHMDAMEVVRQLAIQAENRSRHLAVHLTTSPQLAEAASMGDRAVLNRLLEREVADLTSESAMFFTPDGVLLAAAGPVKLNGEDVRDLLPRHSFRDIPQEGLSFQKKFSDEDIYFSARPLKFAGGGMSGVVVAMTRLPLDIARVAAQIQSEAVKYNQLSNQRRAVRRVYLFSLSLLTVLILFVASWFALFFSKQVTVPIQALADATHEVSSGNLDYRIPARADDELGTLIQSFNEMTRQLKENRLALESAAQAIQKGNQEMEERGNIMEAILENIPTAVVSFDPQGQIMRTNSTAERMFGHDAIRNAHRIVDLFNPDEAREVARLFRRALRQGVVTRQMEVGLGGRRAFVALTLSSIRARHGAVGSLLVLEDLTELLQAQKAVAWQEVAQRIAHEIKNPLTPIQLSAERIRRWIGRADGKGAGRDLVAAVEQSSALIEREVATLKTLVDEFSHFARFPASRPVYAELNGIVAKAVQVFDGRLGVITLHCELAESLPAIQADPDQMRRVLVNLIDNAAEALENSPAKEIWVRTLLDSERDMVVLVVADSGPGISLEDRERLFLPFFSTKRRGTGLGLAIVSRIISEHKGTIRVEENRPLGTKFIIELPMEHAPAAAAITPEKA, from the coding sequence ATGTCGCCCAATAACAACCCGAATCCTCCCCGACGGGCCTTTCTGATCTTCCTTCTCATCGCCGTCCCGTTCCTGTTGTTTATTGGCTGGAGCCAGGCTTCGCTGAACCTTTCTTTTATTCACCCCAAAAGCGCTCCCCAGACCATTTTACTCGTGGTCGTATCTGCCATCATTTTCCTGGCATTCCTGATTTTCGCCCTGATTCTGCTTCGGATTTTGCTGAAACTCTATGTTGAAAGACGGAGTCACAAACTTGGTTCGCGCTTTAAGACCAAGATGGTGATTGCGTTTCTCGCCTTGACGCTCGTCCCGGCGTGCTTTCTGTTTGCCTTCTCTTACGGGCTGCTCAACCGAAGCATCGACAAATGGTTTGGGATCCCGTTTGACGTGGTGCACATGGATGCCATGGAGGTGGTCCGCCAGCTTGCGATCCAGGCAGAAAACCGCTCACGCCACCTGGCCGTCCACCTGACCACCAGCCCGCAGCTTGCCGAGGCCGCTTCAATGGGCGATCGCGCAGTGCTGAACCGCCTCCTCGAGCGGGAAGTAGCCGACCTGACCTCAGAGTCTGCCATGTTTTTCACTCCGGATGGCGTCCTGCTGGCAGCGGCAGGTCCAGTGAAGTTGAACGGAGAGGACGTCCGTGACCTGTTGCCCCGCCACAGTTTCAGGGATATCCCTCAGGAGGGCCTCTCCTTCCAGAAGAAGTTCAGCGACGAGGATATTTACTTTTCCGCACGGCCCTTGAAGTTTGCGGGTGGCGGAATGTCAGGCGTGGTGGTCGCCATGACCCGGCTACCCCTGGACATTGCCCGCGTTGCTGCCCAGATCCAGAGCGAAGCCGTCAAGTATAACCAGCTCAGCAACCAGAGGAGGGCCGTCCGGCGCGTCTATCTCTTTTCATTATCGCTACTGACTGTGCTCATTCTGTTCGTCGCTTCCTGGTTTGCGCTCTTCTTTTCAAAACAAGTGACTGTCCCCATCCAGGCGCTTGCCGACGCTACTCATGAGGTTTCCAGTGGAAATCTCGACTACCGCATTCCCGCCCGCGCGGACGACGAACTGGGCACCCTGATCCAGTCATTCAACGAAATGACCCGGCAGCTGAAGGAGAACCGGCTGGCGCTGGAAAGCGCCGCCCAGGCAATCCAGAAGGGCAACCAGGAGATGGAAGAGCGTGGGAACATTATGGAAGCCATCCTTGAAAACATCCCCACAGCCGTGGTCTCTTTCGACCCCCAGGGGCAAATTATGCGGACAAATTCGACGGCCGAGCGGATGTTCGGCCACGATGCCATTCGGAACGCACATCGGATTGTCGACCTTTTCAACCCCGATGAGGCACGTGAAGTGGCAAGGCTGTTCCGCCGCGCGCTGCGCCAGGGAGTTGTCACCCGGCAGATGGAAGTGGGGCTGGGCGGCCGGCGCGCCTTCGTTGCTCTGACGCTCTCCTCCATTCGCGCCCGGCACGGCGCAGTAGGATCATTGCTGGTGCTCGAAGATCTCACCGAGCTCTTGCAGGCGCAGAAAGCTGTGGCCTGGCAGGAAGTGGCCCAGCGGATCGCACATGAAATCAAGAACCCTCTCACTCCAATCCAGCTCTCCGCGGAACGCATTCGCCGCTGGATTGGCAGGGCTGACGGCAAAGGGGCAGGCAGGGACCTTGTGGCAGCAGTGGAGCAGAGTTCCGCCCTGATCGAGCGGGAAGTGGCAACCCTGAAAACACTAGTGGACGAGTTCTCGCACTTCGCGCGGTTTCCGGCTTCCAGGCCCGTTTATGCCGAGCTGAACGGTATTGTGGCAAAGGCGGTACAGGTTTTTGACGGCCGCCTGGGCGTGATTACGCTGCATTGCGAGTTGGCGGAAAGCCTGCCCGCCATTCAGGCCGATCCTGACCAGATGAGGCGCGTCCTGGTGAACCTGATCGACAACGCCGCGGAAGCATTGGAAAACTCGCCAGCCAAGGAAATCTGGGTCCGGACGCTCCTTGATTCGGAACGGGACATGGTTGTCCTGGTGGTTGCAGACAGCGGACCTGGGATTTCTCTGGAGGATAGAGAGAGGCTGTTTCTGCCGTTTTTCTCCACGAAGCGGCGTGGCACCGGACTGGGCCTGGCTATCGTCAGCCGCATCATTTCCGAGCATAAAGGGACCATCCGGGTGGAGGAAAATCGCCCGCTTGGGACAAAGTTTATAATTGAGTTGCCAATGGAGCATGCGCCGGCGGCCGCGGCCATTACTCCGGAGAAGGCGTAG